The proteins below are encoded in one region of Acanthochromis polyacanthus isolate Apoly-LR-REF ecotype Palm Island chromosome 4, KAUST_Apoly_ChrSc, whole genome shotgun sequence:
- the atg4b gene encoding cysteine protease ATG4B — MDAATLTYDTLRFGEFEDFPETSEPVWILGKQYNALTEKDDILSDVTSRLWFTYRKNFPPIGGTGPTSDTGWGCMLRCGQMILGEALMCRHLGRDWRWAKGHKQREEYISILNAFIDKKDSYYSIHQIAQMGVGEGKPIGQWYGPNTVAQVLKKLAMFDTWSRLVVHVAMDNTVVIEEIKRLCMPWLDVAGACGGSEGMGELNGCLEGACALAEEETALWKPLVLLIPLRLGLTDINEAYIETLKQCFMLPQSLGVIGGKPNSAHYFIGYVGEELIYLDPHTTQPAVEPCEDGQVPDETYHCQHPPCRMHICELDPSIAAGFFCRTEDEFDDWCMRIRRLSCNKWGLPMFELVDSQPSHMVSVDALNLTPDFSDSDRLERFFDSEDEEFEILSL; from the exons ATGGATGCAG CTACCTTGACATACGACACACTTCGCTTTGGAGAGTTTGAAGATTTTCCTGAGACCTCAGAGCCTGTGTGGATCTTGGGAAAACAATACAATGCACTCACAG AGAAAGACGACATTCTATCAGACGTCACTTCCCGACTGTGGTTCACATACAGAAAAAACTTCCCACCGATTG GAGGCACCGGACCAACATCAGACACAGGATGGGGATGTATGCTACGGTGCGGCCAGATGATCCTCGGTGAGGCTTTGATGTGTAGACATTTAGGCAGAG actggAGATGGGCCAAAGGCCACAAACAAAGAGAAGAGTACATCAGTATTCTCAACGCCTTCATTGACAAAAAAGACAGCTATTATTCCATCCATCAAATTG CCCAAATGGGAGTCGGAGAGGGAAAACCAATAGGCCAGTGGTATGGACCAAACACAGTCGCCCAGGTTCTAAA GAAGCTGGCAATGTTTGATACGTGGAGCAGATTAGTTGTACACGTGGCGATGGACAACACAGTGGTCATCGAGGAGATCA agCGTCTTTGTATGCCCTGGCTGGATGTTGCAGGAGCCTGTGGTGGCTCAGAGGGAATGGGGGAACTCAACGGCTGCCTGGAGGGAGCATGTGCCCTGGCTGAGGAAGAGACGGCTCTCTGGAAGCCACTGGTCCTGCTCATCCCCCTCAGGCTGGGCCTGACCGATATAAATGAGGCCTACATTGAAACCCTCAAA CAATGCTTCATGCTGCCTCAGTCCCTGGGTGTTATTGGGGGAAAACCCAACAGTGCCCATTACTTCATTGGTTATGTCG GAGAGGAGCTCATTTATTTAGACCCACACaccacacagcctgcagtggAGCCGTGTGAAGACGGCCAGGTCCCCGATGAGACGTACCATTGTCAGCACCCGCCCTGTCGCATGCACATCTGTGAACTGGACCCTTCCATCGCAGCG GGTTTCTTCTGCAGAACAGAGGACGAGTTTGACGACTGGTGTATGCGCATAAGAAGG CTGTCCTGCAACAAATGGGGGCTGCCCATGTTTGAACTCGTAGACAGTCAGCCCTCTCACATGGTCAGCGTGGATGCTCTAAACCTAACTCCTG ACTTCTCAGACTCGGACAGGTTGGAACGGTTCTTCGATTCAGAGGACGAGGAGTTTGAGATCCTTTCCCTGTGA
- the LOC110956032 gene encoding T-cell acute lymphocytic leukemia protein 1 homolog codes for MTHQTSPLLLLLSAPDPLHEAAHHLHTCTREPEPSIMMNHRGTPYETSYDDGSQPRVVRRIFTNSRERWRQQNVNGAFAELRRLIPTHPPDRKLSKNEILRLALRYINFLDQLVTEQDLRVAPRGRAGSVEEEETLSSNSSCESSVDGDSDGLVEDQSQLQYFQYS; via the exons ATGACCCACCAGACTTCTccgctgctgttgctgctgtctgCACCGGACCCGCTGCACGAAGCTGCACATCACCTCCACACCTGCACCAG agagcCAGAACCATCCATCATGATGAATCACAGAGGAACTCCATATGAGACCAGCTACGATGATG GTTCTCAACCTCGTGTTGTCCGTCGGATCTTCACCAACAGTCGGGAACGTTGGCGACAGCAGAATGTCAACGGGGCGTTTGCTGAGCTGCGGCGTCTCATCCCCACCCACCCACCTGACAGGAAGCTGAGCAAGAATGAGATCCTGCGCCTCGCCCTCAGGTACATCAACTTTCTGGACCAGCTGGTAACAGAGCAGGACCTCAGGGTGGCCCCCCGAGGTCGGGCAGGGAgcgtggaggaggaagagacaCTGTCCTCAAACTCCAGCTGTGAGAGTTCAGTGGACGGAGACTCTGATGGTCTGGTGGAGGACCAGAGTCAGCTGCAGTACTTCCAGTACAGCTGA
- the dtymk gene encoding thymidylate kinase: MACKRGALIVLEGVDKAGKTTQCKKLVQALQQSGRPAEMMRFPDRTTTIGQLISAYLEKKSELEDHTVHLLFSANRWEMVPSMKKKLEQGITLVVDRYAFSGAAFTSAKPGFCLDWCKKPDVGLPKPDLVMFLQLSPSEAALRGQFGEERYETSVFQRAVQHKFELLMKDPSVNWQVIDASQNIEGVHDNIMDHSLNAINTAQNQLLGELWK, from the exons ATGGCGTGTAAACGAGGAGCTCTCATTGTGCTGGAGGGGGTGGACAAAGCCGGAAAAACGACCCAGTGTAAAAAGCTAGTTCAGGCGTTGCAGCAAAGCGGCCGACCAGCAGAAATGATGAGATTCCCCG ACAGAACTACAACGATCGGACAGCTGATCAGCGCCTACCTGGAGAAGAAGAGTGAACTGGAGGACCACACGGTGcatctgctgttctctgcaAACCGCTGGGAGATGGT GCCTTCCATGAAGAAGAAGCTGGAGCAGGGCATCACTCTGGTTGTAGACAGGTACGCCTTCTCTGGAGCTGCTTTCACCAGCGCTAAGCCA GGTTTCTGCCTCGACTGGTGCAAGAAACCTGATGTGGGACTGCCGAAGCCCGACCTTGTTATGTTCCTGCAGCTGAGCCCGTCTGAGGCGGCTCTCAGAGGTCAATTTGGGGAAGAGAGATATGAGACAAGTGTTTTCCAGAGAGCGGTTCAACATAAGTTTGAGTTGCTGATGAAGGATCCTTCAGTAAACTGGCAG GTAATTGATGCCTCACAGAACATTGAAGGAGTGCACGACAACATCATGGACCACAGCCTCAATGCCATCAACACAGCTCAGAACCAGCTGCTTGGAGAGCTTTGGAAGTGA